From the genome of Setaria viridis chromosome 1, Setaria_viridis_v4.0, whole genome shotgun sequence:
TGGCATCTATCAAACAGTGATTGTACTATTCAGAGTATAAGTAGGATTGACATCTAAGCACACCTCCAAGACAATGACACCTCGAAAATGTCTCTCCTCTTGCTTCTTAGTGTATCCAAGCTGGACGGGGAAAAGGGTCAAAAGTGAATCATGTAAGCCATCTCAAATTAGAGAAGATATCAAATATCAGCAAAGAATGTTAAGAAAATTATTGAAAGATAGCATTCAGAATATTCAGCATTGGAGGGAATCACAAAGGAGATTTATTAACCTTCCCGCTCTTCTCATTTAGAACAAACCACCTCTTGCTCCATTCATTATTTTTTGCACTTTTCTTCAAAAGGTAACCTGGTGATAAAAGAAGAAACATGTCACCAAATAGAAGTATGACACCATATAAttggaaaataaaaaatcaaattttTGGCAAGTTACACCCATTACACTTAAATCTGAATGCATGCATTGTATACAAGTAGCAAAAGGTCACATAAGACTAAGAGTTCTGAACAAGTTAACAATAAACCAAACAGATTGAACTCTTATCAAAATGGTTCTTCCGTTCTAATGAACCAAATTTGATGAGGGGGCAGAATTTTAAAAAACTGAAGTGTTCTCAAAGAAAAAATGCACTGCCAAATTGCTATGAGAAAACATGACGTTATTCCACCCTATGGCACATTGTCATACCTGCAGTTATTTCGCCACCAGGCCCAGCAACCTGCAAATTTGGTCCCTCTTTTGTTTCCTTATCTTGCTGATTGAATTTATCCTTCATTGATTTTAGGCTACCGCCAGCTTCATCCGATCCTGTTTGGGGGCTTGAAGCCTAATACATGTGAGAAAGAATGTCAACAGGCAAGACAAAACTAATACCAAGAGTCTAGCAGTTCTTAAGTACATATATTTGTGCATCCTGAGAAAAGAGGGAGAAGTCATACCCTGTTCATCTTGGATTGGTCTGCATCTTGTCCTTTCTTAGACGATCTGCTATTTTTCAACTCATCCTCACGACGCTGTCTTTCCATTCTGCAAATATCAGGCAAAGATAAAGATGAGAAAAGATGCTATTTTACCACATGACACATTCACATGATCATAAAATTCTGTAAAGGCACCAGTTGAGAAAATCATCTATCCATTTCAACTAAGTGAACAGATTAGTTAATGAGAAACACACAAATGGAACTTGATGTATAAAAAAATCACTAGTGCAGCATTTCATTTCTCTAATTAGTTTACACAGTACGCAATGACATAAATCAGGCAGAACAGATTATTTGCTTAAGACTTGCATTAAAATAGAATGAATAAAATAAGCAAGCTAATTTGTTCGAAGAGTGATTGACCTTCTCTGTACTAATCGGATGAAGTGTTGTGGAGGAACAAAAGCTCGCTCCATATCAACAAGTGCAACCACCATCTTTTTTGCATCACTTTTGAAAGCATCTAATGCATTAGATGCAATTGCAATGACCTTGACAAAGGAATGTTGTGTTCAGAAATTAGCCTTAATACGAATCATAAACGCAAGTAGGAAAAAGGGTAAAGCTGGTTACAGCAAAAGAGCGAGTGATACCTCACGCTTGAATGGAGGGTATCTTCCTAGTCCTGGTGTAGCATTTGCAGCAGCGTTTACTATGTCTAACAAAACACGGTGTACCTAGTGTGTTGATTGACATAATAATTAGTTAGCATATCAGAAGGTAAAGTCAATGTGGAAGTACGGTAGTTTAAAGATGCAAAATATAACAGAACTGTCTTAAATTTATCTTCACCCAaagacaaaggaaaatcagatACAGACCTCTTCAACACAGAGTCGTGATGGCTCCTTCGCCATTTCCAGAACTCCTTTTATTAAGGATTTTAAACCTTTCTCTGGAGATATCAAATAAGGTTGATAACCATCCGCTTCCAAGACAATCTATAATAGGAAGAGAATTTTATTCATCATAGGCCAAAAGAATTGCCAAATCTATAATTAAATATAGAGTAGCTAGCTTTTGAATTTACCCTCTTCACATTGTTCAAATCAAAATGCCTGTCCAGCGGAAGTTGTTTGATCCTATCTGGAAACTTGCCCTCAAAACTTGCAACAATTTTCCAACCAGACCCCTTTGAGTAGAAAAAGTACAACACTCTTGTGATCAGTTACTCCATTTGGTGAAAGCTTATATATAACCAGAAAATCACTAATGGGGATCATCACTAACCTCACCAGAAGTAATATGAGCGAGAAATTTATCTTCAAATTCTCGACACAGCTCTAGAGCAACTGCCCTGGTTCCTTCAGCACTTTGTACCATTGATTCCCCTAGCCTTGCAAGTTCATCTTGCACTATCTGGGATTTACCCTGAAGTCTGAAATTGGAGCAGGGTGTATGTAATTCAATCATTATGAGCTATTATGAACTCAATTGGTAGATAGAATGGGTGATTAATACAGGTTGCATAGGTCATTATTTCAGTGACTAACAGAATTCGAAAGGTGCTTTCAAGGTGATCATCAACTAGTAGTCAAGTGGAAGCTGTCTATGTATCTCCTTTTTCACATGGCATTCCTCTTAGCAGATTCGAATGTTGGTCCTGTAACTACAGATGCAGAAGTTGTTGCAGGACCACCTAGTTGCCGCATGTACATATTATGTGGATTTAACCAGAAGGTCAGTAGATAAGAGAACATTTGCAATCATAGAATCGTGGATGATTTGTCAGATGTGAAATACCTAGATCCTCAAAAGCTTTTTGTTGACTGACCGAAGAAAAGGCCTGAAGAATCTAAGCTAAATGGTAGCTAGGCCCATGTAAGCTAACCGCCGATGCCATTGCACAAATATAAAACACACATGATTCCTTTACATTAGCATAATCCAACGCCAATAAAACAAGTGCTATATCCTTTCCTATCAGTAAAGAAATGGTAtcactttaaaaaaaaagtaaagaaaGGTATCTGAAATTCTTTCTATTTCAAGGACCAACATGGGAATTTCTAGACATCAAAAGGAGAGGATATGCCTTCAATTTCACATTTGCCACATCTATCATATCAATGGTTTGACAAGCATGGTCAGTAAACTTGAATGTCTAACAATTAACTTTTGTTCTTTATTTCCTATTGGTTATTCTTGGGTGGAGGGCACAAAGTTATTTTAAAAGTAAAATGCAGGATGATCAGCATAGGATGCATACCCGCTCAACAAGTTAGGTAGCCGAACTTTCATCCGTTTACGTATCTGCTTAGCAATGGTGTCCACGAGAGCAATTCTCCCCAGCTTACTCTGAGGTGCACCAGTTAGAATGGATTTAAGGGTTTCAGCCTCAGCTCGCCAAGCTGTTTCCAGTGAATTATCAGACCCAACTGACCCTGACTGAGCAGATGCAATTGCGACAGACTGTCCTATCAGAGCAACCCACTCAATATCAGCTGCTGCTCGTGGGGCACCCTTGTTAGACAAAATGGCCTGAACACAAGAAACAGTTTTTGCATCCGCAGCTGCTTGATCGATTTTGCTTAATACACCAATTGTTCTAGTTCCTACAGCAGTTAAACAAGACAAAATATCAATTGATATTGAGAGAGTGGCTATGATATTGTGGAGGAAATGATCAAATTAGAAGGACAGACCATCTGGATCAATATCCTTCGCTAGTCTAAGAGCTCTAGAAGATGCAACATCAGCAGCTTGCATTGCCGGTATCACAACAATCAATATCGCATCATTGTGTCCAGCATATTCACTGATCTGAAATGAGAAAGTAGTCGCCATTATGAAACATAACTGAGACAACATAATAAATGTAACCAGTAAACTAACAATCTTGTTGTGTGGTGCACGCGTAAACGTGTTTCTGTGAAGGTCAAACAACAAAAGACTCCTAATTGGGGAAACAATTAGTCAATTACAATCTTTTGGGGGCACTCAATCAGTGGCAGAGCTTGAGCCTGAGTTGAGCAGTCGCAGAATTTTAAGTTTTTGACGGATTGATCCCCACAGTTATTATTCTCTGTATCCAGTATCCATAAATCCAATAGTATTCCAATTCACATTAGTGAATACTGAATAATTAGACCACCAATTATTCTAGCGATCGCCTAAACCTTCATGACTAGTTGATGAGCAATAACATAAAACATTGCAAGAAGTACTCACTGTTGAATCATCCATAACTCGTTGGTCTATGCCAGGTAAATCAATCAATTTCAACGGAGGAGCTGGAAAAACAGAAACAAGAGATAATGCAATGTGAAACAAGAGCCCAGAGAAAACAGAACAAAGTAAACAGAAGCATCTAATGCACACCATGTATTACAATTGTCAGATATTGAGCTCATTCAGTGTAGGGTTCTAATCAAGTAGACCATTGCACTATCCTTCAATAAGTAATAACCGATTAGAAGAGCCTCACTGATCAAGCCTCGCTGATTAGAAATACCATTCCAGCATTAAATGGAACATACAAGGCAGAACACATCTATGTTCTAGAGCTAGAAGTTACACTCACTGATGTGTCTCTCCTTTAAAATATGATGGTTGTACCATTCCAGCATTATGTGGAACATACAACTACAGCTAGAAGAACAATTTGGAAACCTTCTCAATACTTAGCTACATTGCCCCCAACCCGTGCCCAATTATTCAGCTTGTTACTGGGTTAGCAACATTGCCCAGCTACTAGAGAAAGGTGCAATCTAACAACCAACCTGTACTTGTCCGCAGCTTAAGGTAAATTTCATCCGTTCGGCCTCTCCCGGATCCTTTGCTAAGCCTATCCTGCAGCGAATGCCGGAGTGCACCTGCAGGCCACATCACAAACCAAAAACCGCCACCAAACTCAGCAAAACGACCAACCGCGCCCATTGGTAGATCTGGCTGCGCGAGGCGAGATCTCACTCACTTGCCGACACCTGCTGCGACTTGCTGTCGATCTGCAGGACGATGGACTTGCTGCTGAGCCCCGGATCCCTCGCCAGGTCTACCACTATCGGCGCCCGCGTCGCCCCGTTCTCCCCTGTGGGCTGCAACACCACAGCAACCACCACCGGAGTATCATATAAGCGAATGCTCATGCTCAAAGCAGAAGAGAACGAGCTAAGCGTAACGCACTCACCAGTACGGGGTGGCCGATGAGGCTGTTCAGCACGGCCGACTTGCCAGCACCCTGCACGGAAACCGAGCAAATCGGAATGAGTCAGATCGAGCAGCGGGGGCTGCCAGGGGTTCCGAGCTCGCGTGGCGGGCACTTACGACGTTGCCGAGCGCGACGGCGTTGAGGAaggtggaggggcggcgcgaGGCGGTCTCGTCGGAAGGGTCATCGTCGGCGAGGAGCGAAGCGGCCTGCCGCATGGACTCGGAGAGCTGGACGAGCTCGTCGATGGCCTCCATGGCTGCCGCCGACGACATGGCCGCAGGGATCTCGAGGACGGTCGGGGAGATCTCGGGGTGGTGGGCTTGGGGATTGGGGAGGTGCGGTGCGGGTGCGGAGAAATTGGAGGCGGACTCGTGGAATCCGCGAAGCGAGCCCGGGGGTGTTTTGAGAACCGAGACGGGCACAAGGGGTAGTCGTTGCCTGACTGCTTTTCAAGTGACGGGACCAGCGACTCACCGgcgcggtgcggtgcggtgcgtTTGTTCGGGCACGCGCACGTCGGGTGTGGTTTCAGATCTGGCCGGCTCGGGAGCCGCTCAGCCGACGAGTTTGTAACGCTCAAGAGGCGGGTTGGGCGAAAAAAGGCTGGAGATACGCGCGGACAACGGCTGGCGAAGTGGTGATCCGCAGAACGGACTCGTCGGATCGCGAATATAAACCCGTGGACGCCCCACCTCTCATTCTCCCGCGCCAAGCATCATCGTGTTCTCCAATCCAAGGCGAAGGaaggcaatggcggcggcgaacggccCATCACCGGGGAGGTTGGCATCCGTTTACAGCGAGGTGCAGACGAGCCGCCTCCACCATGCGCTCCAGCTCCCCTCCGTCCTCTGCTCCCAATTCACCCTCGTCGACGGGCCGCCCAGCTCGGCTACCGGAAACCCGGGTAACGACGACATGCACCCCCTTGATCTCGCCTCGCTCCTCGTCCTCGATATTCCGATCGCGCTCGTTCTTGCCTTACGCTCGGTTTGATCTGATCCCCGCAGATGAGATCGCGAAGCTGTTCCCCAACCTGTTCGGGCAGCCGTCGGCGGCGCTGGTGCCGGCCAAGGAGGCTGTGGAGGGGAAACCGTTGAAGGTCGGTGTGGTACTCTCTGGCGGACAGGCACCCGGTGGACACAATGTGATCTGCGGTATCTTCGGTGAGGGCTCTTTGATCCGCTCTTAGGGCCATGAATCGTTCTAAGAACTGCGAGTGATAGCAGTACGAAGTCTCCATTTAGGGGCGTCCAATTTTGAACTGGTTAGAGAGTAGGACTGTACAATTGTTTGTAAATCAACATTTGTAGAGAGATCTCCACCTATTCCTTGCAAATATATATTAGTGTATCTCGTGGGATCATCTGTGCCATGGATGGGATTTTTGTTACGATATTTGGATTCTGAAACTAATATTAACTCATAAGTTCCAGCATAGACGAGTTATCTGAAGTAGCTTAAGAGCAAGTGTGCTGTTATTATGATATCTTCTCGCTAATGCATATGTCGGTTCAGATTTCTTGCAGCAACGTGCAAAGGGCAGCACAATGTATGGATTCAAGGGAGGCCCGGCAGGGGTGATGAACTGCAAGTATGTTGAACTCAACACCGATTTTGTCTACCCCTACAGAAACCAGGTTATCCACGCTTTCTTGATGATATCAGCTCAATGTTACACGCTTAATTGTGATCTAATACTATGATTTGTAAAGTCATTGTGTTAAGATTGAAAAGTATGTAGGTCACGTTCAGTTATATAGAATGTCAACAGCCTTCCACTATTTGGTACAACCATGCCTCTTTAGTTTGCTACATTGATGCGAAGCAACGCCTTGAAGATGTTAGGCGACATACCATTCTTGATCGCTAACTCAGTTTAAGTGCATTGGAATTGAAAAAGGGCTAAAGAGTTGTTTTCTTCTATTTCCAACAGGGTGGATTTGATATGATCTGCAGTGGGAGGGATAAGATTGAAACACCAGAGCAGGTACATCCCTTATGTCCATGTTTCATCGTAcatatctctacctaatattaaatcGAATAACGCTTTTGCCAAAATTTTTCGTCCGTCCTAACAAGTGGGTCCCAATTGTCAGAgggctcccgcgccgccctgGCCCGAcctcggccccggccgcccgcgccgccccggccctggCCCCAGCCCTGCTCGAGCCgcctcggccgcgccgcccgcctcggctgggggagagggaggaggagccggccagATCCGGCAGAggaaaaggagagggaggagaggaggtaggGGCCGAGCCGGCGtaggagaaggagagagagagatggagagagagagagagaggagaggaggtagGGGAGAGGCCGAGGGCAACTTGCCAAAGTCCCGCGGGTCGAAGATGAagacggggaggagggaggatgacGCCCCTGCCGCGGCGTGGAACGGCTCGTGGTCGAGGAGTCTGAGGTCGGTCTGGAACCAAACgagcgtgcggcggcggctcgcggcGACAggcgcgccggaggggaaggagCGGGAGAGCCCCGGCGTGGAGGCGGGCAGCGGCGAGAtgacggaggaggtggcgaaGTTGAGGTGGGTGGGGTGGCGGGATGGGGACTGCGCCCGAAGGGGTGGAGGCAGACGGCGAGCGTGGAGATTTGGGTGGGGAGGTGGATGGTGGACGGGATGGAGgcaagtgtgtgtgtgtgggggggggggggtcggcgCGCAGATGTTGAGGGAGAGTGAGAAGGATGCGAAGGGGAGGAGGCTGGGGTCCTTGCGCGTCTgggcgccggcgtcggaggcTCCAACTCTACCTAATATTCTTCTGCCTCTTTTTTTTGTCCGGCTCGACCCTGGTCGCCCGTCCGCCATGGCCGCCCCGCCTAGCCACGCCCGAGCCACCTcggtcgcgccgcccggcctgCGCCTGCCACCCGCCTCGgctgggggagagggaggaggagctgggggagagggagtgggggccggccggatccgacggaggagaaggagagggaggagagagggagcgaACTAGGGAAAACCGGCCCCTGCCCACGAGGAAAACCTCTGCTAGAAATTAAATAGGCAAGTAAAAACTCAAAAAAAATGCATGGAAAGGATTTGATGATCCTTTGACCTCTCCGAGAAGCACTCCTACCCTTTCGGATTATACGAGTAAAAATAATGAAACTCCATAGAGCATCCACCATCCCTGCCATACGTGGTAATGATCGTAGCCATACTTCCCTTTTGGTatcatgataaaaaaatattcttagtTTGCAAGGAACGtatatgtaaatatttttttaaaaaatatttcaagcTATCTATTTAGTTTCCAAACTTTAGCAACCGTTTGTCACTTGAAAAAACATGACATTTATTAGGAGTCCAATATGTACTAGAGTAGAAAAAATACACATGAAGATAAAAATTATCGCATATTGAGCAGCGTTTATGCTGTGCTACTTGCACATAGAAATGGATCCGCATCTACCAACGCATATACGCTACATTCGAACAACAACAGTGTTTGCTAAGCCAGAATATATGTGAAATATGGTCGCTTTGTATGGTACAACATGGttacatattttttctatagCAACTCTCTTGCTTGAATAAAAAAGTTTTAATTTAATGAGTATTTGAGTTGAAGGAAATACTTAAttcaaaattcttttggttttctaTTTGTGCAGACATCCAATGAGTGCAATAAAATTTtagtgat
Proteins encoded in this window:
- the LOC117837417 gene encoding dynamin-2A, encoding MSSAAAMEAIDELVQLSESMRQAASLLADDDPSDETASRRPSTFLNAVALGNVGAGKSAVLNSLIGHPVLPTGENGATRAPIVVDLARDPGLSSKSIVLQIDSKSQQVSASALRHSLQDRLSKGSGRGRTDEIYLKLRTSTAPPLKLIDLPGIDQRVMDDSTISEYAGHNDAILIVVIPAMQAADVASSRALRLAKDIDPDGTRTIGVLSKIDQAAADAKTVSCVQAILSNKGAPRAAADIEWVALIGQSVAIASAQSGSVGSDNSLETAWRAEAETLKSILTGAPQSKLGRIALVDTIAKQIRKRMKVRLPNLLSGLQGKSQIVQDELARLGESMVQSAEGTRAVALELCREFEDKFLAHITSGEGSGWKIVASFEGKFPDRIKQLPLDRHFDLNNVKRIVLEADGYQPYLISPEKGLKSLIKGVLEMAKEPSRLCVEEVHRVLLDIVNAAANATPGLGRYPPFKREVIAIASNALDAFKSDAKKMVVALVDMERAFVPPQHFIRLVQRRMERQRREDELKNSRSSKKGQDADQSKMNRASSPQTGSDEAGGSLKSMKDKFNQQDKETKEGPNLQVAGPGGEITAGYLLKKSAKNNEWSKRWFVLNEKSGKLGYTKKQEERHFRGVIVLEECNLEEIEEEEISKSSKDSKKANGQEKGPSLVFKITNRVAYKTVLKAHSAVILKAESMADKVEWIKKIKGVIQSKGGSVKGPNAPEDGSMRHSRSDGSLDTMARKPADPEEELRWMSQEVRGYVEAVLNSLAANVPKAVVLCQVEKSKEDMLNQLYSSISAQSNAKIEELLQEDHNAKRRREKYQKQSSLLSKLTRQLSIHDNRAATYANDSSGAESSPRSPGQSGEDWKSAFASAANGSVDRSSSQHETRSRSADSRGRRHENGDANSGSKRTPNRLPPAPPSGGRY